The Bradyrhizobium sp. WSM471 genome includes the window CGAGACCGGCTGGCGGAACTGATAGGAGACGCCGAACTTGAATTGCGCGGCATCTGCGAAATAGCGCACGAACTGCACCGGCACGGGATCATCGAGCCCCAGCGACTTGCGCACGGCTGCGCGTTCGGCCGCCGGCGTATCGAGCGAGACGATCTGGTTGATAGGGTCGCCGGCGAAGCGGAACATCGAGAACGCGATGATGCCGACGGCGAACATGACGCCGATGGCCTGAACGGCCCGGCGAAGAGTGAAAGCGAGCATGCCTTCCACTTTCCTTGAGTGTGCGTCCGGCCGACGTCTTTGTCAGCCGAAAAAGGAAAGGTCCCGGTAGCCTGACGCTGCCGGGACCTTGTGTTCAACTGACGCTATTCCTTCTTGGTCGCCCAGTGGAACATGACCAGATTGTCGGCGCGCTGCGGCAGGTTGACCTTTTTCGATACGCCCCAGGCCAGCGCCTGCTGGTGCAGCGGAATATAAGCCCAGTCCTTGATGCTGATCTCATACGCCTGCTTGATCAGCTGATTGCGTTTGGCCGTGTCGGTTTCGACCAGCACCTTGTCGGTGATGGCGTCGAATTCCTTGTTGCAATAGCCGCCGAGATTGGCCTCGCCGCGCGATGATTTCGCATCGTCGCGACAGCCCATGATGTCGTAGAGCACGTTATGGGAGTCCATCGTGCTCGGCGTCCAGCCCAGCATGTAGAACGAGGTCTGATAGCCGCCCTGCTTCAACACCTTGGCGAAGTATTGCGCCTTGGGCTGCGCCAGCAGATTGATCTTGACGCCGATGCGGGCAAGCATGCCCACGACGGCCTGGCAGATCGCGGCGTCGTTGACGTACCGATCGTTCGGGCAGTCCATGGTGACCTCGAAGCCTTCGGGGTACCCGGCCTCGGCCAGGAGCTTCTTGGCACCATCTGGATCGAACTTCGGCCGGGTGAACTCCTTGGACAGCGCGAACAATTCCGGAGCGATCATCAGCGCCGAGGGCGTCGACAGCCCGCGCATCACCCGCGTCTTGATCAGCTCGATGTCGATCGCTTTGTAGAAGGCTTCGCGGACCTTGACGTCCTTGAACGGGTTCTTGCCTTTAATGTTGGAGTAGAGCAGCTCGTCACGCGTCTGATCGAATCCGATGAAGATGGTGCGCAACTCAGGGGCCTTCAGCACCTGGGCATTCGGGCTTGCATCGACGCGGGAGATGTCCTGGATCGGCACCGGCTCGATGACGTCCACTTCGCCCGAGAGCAGCGCGGCGACGCGGGTGGCATCGGACGAGATCGGGGTGAAGATGATCTCCTTCAGGTTACCTTCCATCTTGCCCCAGTAGTTGGGATTGGCCTTGAACACGGTCTTCACACCGGGCTGATGGCTCTCGATGATGAAGGGGCCGGTGCCGTTCTCGTGAAGCGAGGCATAGCTCGGAGAGGTCGCGGACACCGGCGTCGGCTCGACCGCTTTGTTCTCCTCAGCCCATTTCTTGTCCATGATGTACCAGACATCCCACGACGAATGCAGGATGGGATTGGGCGAGGGCAGGACGAAATCGACCGTGTAGTCGTCGACCTTGACGACCTTGACGTTGGGCGCCAGCCGGGTCTGCATGTTCGAGTTCTTGTTGCGGACGCGATCGGCGGAGAACAGCACGTCGTCGGCGGTGAAGGGGTCGCCGTTGTGGAATTTGACGCCCTTGCGCAAATGGAAGCGCCACCGGGTCGGCTCCGGAGTTTCCCAGCTCTCCGCCAGCGCCGGAATGATCTTGAGGTCCTTGTCCCGCGCGGTGAGGCCCTGATAGACGTGACCGAGATGGGCGTGGGTGGTGGACTCGTTCAGCGAGTAGGGATCAAGCGACTTCAGGTCGCCCTGGTTGGCATAGCGTAGCGTCTGGCTCGACGCGGGCGACATCGTCAACGCAAGCATACCGGCGAGCGTCGCCGCAAACAGAGTTCGACCGACTGACATTCTTGACCCTCTCAACTCTGCCGCGCCGTGATTTTTGATTGTTCGGCGGGCGTCCCAATCCATGTTGCCCAGACTTCTCGACCCGTGCAAGCGCCATTCCAGCAAGGAACGCGCCAAGTTGCGCCGCTGTGCAGCAATGGTGACCGGCATCGAGGGGTGGATGGGCGCGGGCGGGCAATTTTGATTGACCATATCCGCCGATCGAGGAAGCCGGAGGCCGCCGCCGGCCTCAGGTCGCTTGCGTTGCACACCGTCTCGCGGCGATACTGCGGCAGGCCGCTCGAATCTCATCTGGAGGGGACATGAAAGTTAATATCGAAATCGACTGCACCCCCCTCGAAGCCCGTCAGTTCATCGGATTGCCCGATCTGGCACCGATGCAGACGGCGGTGATGGACAAGCTGCAGCAGCAGGTCTTGAGCAACATCGACAAGGTCTCGCCGGAGTCGCTGATCCAGAGCTGGTTCACCTTCGATCCCAAGCTTGCCGAGCGGTTTCAGGACATGTTCGTCACCATGGCCGGCCTCGGCGGCACGCGCAGCGGCGACAAGAAGAAATAATGCCGCCCGGTCCGGACGGGCCGCAGACCTCGGGCCGGCTTCGTCCGCCCGGCCTTGCCTTGCTGCTCGCCGAAGCCCGTGGGTTGCTCGAACTCAACGCCAGCCTGCTGCTGTCGCCGGTCCTGATGCGGGCACCCAAAGGCGATGGCCATCCGGTGCTGGCGCTGCCTGGCTTCCTCGCCAGCGACCTCTCGATGGCGCCGATGCGGAGCTATCTCAGCGAGCTCGGCTATGAGGCACATGCCTGGCGAATGGGCCGTAATTTCGGCGGGCTCGGACGGATGCGGGATTCGTTGCGCGCCCGTCTCGCCGAAATCCATGCTGCGAGCGGACGCAAGGTCAGCCTGGTCGGATGGAGTCTCGGCGGCGTCTATGCGCGCGATCTCGCGCTCCAGGCGCCCGACATGGTCCGCAACGTCATCACGCTCGGCAGCCCTTTTGCCAATGACATACGGGCGACCAATGCGACGCGGCTCTACGAGATGATGTCCGGCGAGCGAGTGGAGGATTTCGCCGAGCTGCGCGAAGCGATCGCCGGCGATCTTCCGGTGCCGGCGACGTCGATCTATTCGCGCGCCGACGGCATCGTGAACTGGCGGACTTGCCTGCTGCGTCCCTCCGACCGTGCCGAGAACATCGAGGTGCACCTGGCGAGCCACATCGGGCTTGGGGTGAACCCTGCAGCGCTGTGGGCCGTCGCGGACCGCCTTGCGCAACCGGAGGGGGAGTTCTGGCCATTTGACCGGGCAGGGCCGTTTGCCATTGCATATGCCCCGCCGGAACAGGCAGTATCGGCCTGACGAGAAGCGCCGCCTAAGGTGCCCGTCAAATACTCGGGAGGGAACTATGGCTGACGGTAAGAAGCTGTCGTCGCTGGACGCGTCGTTTCTCTATCTGGAAACGCCGGAAATGCCGATGCATGTCGGGAGCATGGCGATCTTTCGCCTGCCGGACGACTACAAGGGCGACTTCTTCGAAGATTTCAAGGCGATGATCGTCTCGCGTCTGCACATCGCGCCGATCCTCAAGGCGCGCCTGGAGAAGGCGCCGCTCGACATCGATCATCCCTCCTGGGTGGAGGACGATCAGTTCGACATCGACCGTCACATCTTCCGCGCCAGCCTGCCGCAGCCGCGCGACCGCGCCACGCTCGAACGCATCGTGGGCTGGATGCACGCCAAGCTCTTGAACCGCGCCCGCCCGCTCTGGGAGTTCTACGTGTTCGAGGGCATGAAGAACAACGAGGTCGGGCTTTATTCGAAGATGCATCATGCCGCCATCGACGGCGGCGCCGGTGCGGCGCTGACTAACATGATCTACGATATCTCGCCGATCCCGCGGAAGGTCGATCCGCCGATCGCGGGCGCGAAGCCCGGGCAGGAGCCGCGCGACATCGCAGCGAACCTGGTCGATTCCTACCAGCAGCTTTTCACCCAGCCGCTCGATGCATCGGCGGCCGCGAAGAACCTGCAACTGCCGCGCACCGGCAAGAGCGACATCGGTTCGATCCTGTTCGACAATGCGATGTACCAGATCGAGAGCGCCGTGCGCTTTGCCGGCAACATCCCGACCATGGTCAAGAGCGTCTCGGACGTGCTCGGCAAGATATCCGATCCAAAATCGCGCGAGAGCCTCGCCAGCATGGTGTCGCCGCCGACCATGCTCAACAAATCGATCTCGTCCGAGCGCAGCTTCGCCGGCGTCTCGATCTCGCTGTCGCGATCCAAGGCGCTGGCCAAGCAGGCCGGCGGCAAGCTCAACGACGTCGTGCTGGCGCTCGCCTCCGGCGTGGTCCGGCGCTACCTCCTGCAACACGGAACGCTGCCGGCGAAGTCCTTGACCGCTGCCGTGCCGATCTCGCTGCGCGAGGAAGGCAACACCGAAGCCAACAACCAGGTGTTCGGCATGATCTGTTCGATCGCGACCAACATCGACGATCCCAAGGCGCGCCTGGAAGCCATCATCGCGCAATCGACCAAGTCCAAGGAGATGTCGCATCCGCTGCGGGCGCTGATGCCGCAGGTCTCCAACATCTCGATGCTAGGCGCGCCGATCATCGTTCAGATCATGGCGCTGCTCTACAGCCGCTCCGATTTGTCGAATGTGCTGCCGCCGGCTGCGAACATCACGGTGTCCAACGTGCCGGGGCCGCGGCAGACGCTCTACGCCGCGGGCGCGGAGCTGTTGCACATCTTCCCGGTGTCGATTTCGACGCACGGACAGGCGCTCAACATCACCGTGCAGAGCTATCGCGACCAGCTCGATTTCGGCTTCATCGTCGGCGCCAACATCATTCCGCAC containing:
- a CDS encoding ABC transporter substrate-binding protein; protein product: MSVGRTLFAATLAGMLALTMSPASSQTLRYANQGDLKSLDPYSLNESTTHAHLGHVYQGLTARDKDLKIIPALAESWETPEPTRWRFHLRKGVKFHNGDPFTADDVLFSADRVRNKNSNMQTRLAPNVKVVKVDDYTVDFVLPSPNPILHSSWDVWYIMDKKWAEENKAVEPTPVSATSPSYASLHENGTGPFIIESHQPGVKTVFKANPNYWGKMEGNLKEIIFTPISSDATRVAALLSGEVDVIEPVPIQDISRVDASPNAQVLKAPELRTIFIGFDQTRDELLYSNIKGKNPFKDVKVREAFYKAIDIELIKTRVMRGLSTPSALMIAPELFALSKEFTRPKFDPDGAKKLLAEAGYPEGFEVTMDCPNDRYVNDAAICQAVVGMLARIGVKINLLAQPKAQYFAKVLKQGGYQTSFYMLGWTPSTMDSHNVLYDIMGCRDDAKSSRGEANLGGYCNKEFDAITDKVLVETDTAKRNQLIKQAYEISIKDWAYIPLHQQALAWGVSKKVNLPQRADNLVMFHWATKKE
- a CDS encoding DUF6489 family protein codes for the protein MKVNIEIDCTPLEARQFIGLPDLAPMQTAVMDKLQQQVLSNIDKVSPESLIQSWFTFDPKLAERFQDMFVTMAGLGGTRSGDKKK
- a CDS encoding triacylglycerol lipase, translating into MPPGPDGPQTSGRLRPPGLALLLAEARGLLELNASLLLSPVLMRAPKGDGHPVLALPGFLASDLSMAPMRSYLSELGYEAHAWRMGRNFGGLGRMRDSLRARLAEIHAASGRKVSLVGWSLGGVYARDLALQAPDMVRNVITLGSPFANDIRATNATRLYEMMSGERVEDFAELREAIAGDLPVPATSIYSRADGIVNWRTCLLRPSDRAENIEVHLASHIGLGVNPAALWAVADRLAQPEGEFWPFDRAGPFAIAYAPPEQAVSA
- a CDS encoding wax ester/triacylglycerol synthase family O-acyltransferase — its product is MADGKKLSSLDASFLYLETPEMPMHVGSMAIFRLPDDYKGDFFEDFKAMIVSRLHIAPILKARLEKAPLDIDHPSWVEDDQFDIDRHIFRASLPQPRDRATLERIVGWMHAKLLNRARPLWEFYVFEGMKNNEVGLYSKMHHAAIDGGAGAALTNMIYDISPIPRKVDPPIAGAKPGQEPRDIAANLVDSYQQLFTQPLDASAAAKNLQLPRTGKSDIGSILFDNAMYQIESAVRFAGNIPTMVKSVSDVLGKISDPKSRESLASMVSPPTMLNKSISSERSFAGVSISLSRSKALAKQAGGKLNDVVLALASGVVRRYLLQHGTLPAKSLTAAVPISLREEGNTEANNQVFGMICSIATNIDDPKARLEAIIAQSTKSKEMSHPLRALMPQVSNISMLGAPIIVQIMALLYSRSDLSNVLPPAANITVSNVPGPRQTLYAAGAELLHIFPVSISTHGQALNITVQSYRDQLDFGFIVGANIIPHVQVMCDMLPEEFAALEAAYASPAADIKGAAE